A single genomic interval of Deltaproteobacteria bacterium harbors:
- a CDS encoding NADH-quinone oxidoreductase subunit J, which yields MSVTTAVFYLLAAVTVGSACGVAFGTNILYSAFALMGTFLGVAAIFVLLGADFLGVIQLFVYVGGILVLTLFAVMLTHRIDVQVSNRAVGRLPGLVVVGVVATWMIRVARTARWVQGQPGPPAPTTAGIGDAFLGAYVLPFEVASVVLLAALIGAIVVSRKEVKG from the coding sequence GTGTCGGTCACGACTGCCGTCTTCTACCTCCTCGCCGCCGTCACCGTCGGCTCGGCCTGCGGCGTGGCATTCGGCACGAACATCCTCTACTCGGCCTTCGCGCTCATGGGGACCTTCCTCGGCGTCGCCGCGATCTTCGTCCTCCTCGGCGCCGACTTCCTCGGCGTGATCCAGCTCTTCGTCTACGTGGGCGGCATCCTCGTGCTCACCCTGTTTGCCGTGATGCTCACCCACCGCATCGACGTGCAGGTCTCGAACCGCGCCGTCGGGAGGCTCCCGGGTCTCGTCGTGGTCGGTGTCGTGGCCACGTGGATGATCCGGGTGGCGCGCACGGCGCGCTGGGTCCAGGGTCAGCCGGGCCCGCCGGCGCCGACCACCGCCGGCATCGGGGACGCCTTCCTCGGCGCCTACGTGCTGCCCTTCGAGGTCGCCTCGGTGGTGCTGCTCGCCGCCCTCATCGGCGCGATCGTGGTGTCGCGCAAGGAGGTGAAGGGGTGA
- the nuoL gene encoding NADH-quinone oxidoreductase subunit L: MSDVPTSAPYVALIPLLPLAGAAALALGGAPLQRRYGKGPVGLIACGTVALSFLLSVVAFVQLLGLEPEHRVPGLLANVLPWIHVGDLHVDLAFAVDPLSAVMILVVTGIGGLIHVYATGYMHEDAGYWRFFAYLNLFTFAMLTLVLGDNLLLMFVGWEGVGFCSWGLIGFWHKELPNTTAGNKAFIVNRVGDFGFVLGIFLLFWSLAARGEATLVFRELVDRAYLLRSEFVWGLPVATAVTLLLFVGATGKSAQIPLYVWLPDAMAGPTPVSALIHAATMVTAGVYMIARLNFLFSMAPETLAVVAVIGAGTALLAATIALAQNDIKRVLAYSTVSQLGYMFLAMGVGAYAAGIFHLMTHAFFKACLFLGAGSVIHAMGGEQDMRKMGGLWAHLPATSRTFLVATLAIAGCPLLAGFFSKDEILWQAWSSPVGSPLLWAVAVLVAGMTAFYMFRQVFMVFFGECRADHATQHHLHESPSIMTVPLWVLAAGSVLAGWLGFPHASLFEGWLEPVMGHNAAASAAHAETGGAGLEITLMAISVAVAFAGFGLAYLMYYRRRLRPEAFSEALGGVPYRVVLDKYYVDEVYDLVFVRGGLLLCRIVAWFDLHVIDGIVNLSAAIVRGWAWLSGLFDLYLVDGAVNAVADGTYFIGRRVRNVQTGAISAYLYVVLIGVLGGVLIYWSVS; encoded by the coding sequence GTGAGCGACGTGCCGACCTCCGCGCCGTACGTGGCGCTGATCCCGCTCCTCCCGCTCGCGGGGGCGGCCGCGCTGGCGCTCGGCGGCGCGCCGCTCCAGCGCCGCTACGGGAAGGGGCCGGTCGGCCTGATCGCCTGCGGCACCGTCGCGCTCTCCTTCCTGCTCTCGGTGGTCGCCTTCGTCCAGCTCCTCGGGCTCGAGCCCGAGCACCGCGTGCCAGGGCTCCTCGCCAATGTGCTGCCGTGGATCCACGTCGGCGACCTGCACGTCGACCTCGCCTTCGCGGTCGACCCGCTGTCGGCGGTGATGATCCTCGTGGTCACGGGGATCGGCGGCCTCATCCACGTCTATGCCACCGGCTACATGCACGAGGACGCGGGCTACTGGCGCTTCTTCGCCTATCTCAACCTCTTCACCTTCGCGATGCTGACCCTCGTCCTCGGCGACAACCTGCTCCTCATGTTCGTCGGCTGGGAGGGCGTGGGCTTCTGCTCCTGGGGGCTGATCGGCTTCTGGCACAAGGAGCTGCCGAACACGACCGCCGGCAACAAGGCCTTCATCGTGAACCGGGTCGGCGACTTCGGCTTCGTGCTCGGCATCTTCCTCCTCTTCTGGAGCCTGGCCGCGCGCGGCGAGGCCACGCTCGTCTTCCGCGAGCTCGTCGATCGCGCCTACCTCCTGCGCAGCGAGTTCGTGTGGGGGCTGCCGGTGGCGACGGCGGTGACGCTTCTCCTCTTCGTCGGCGCGACCGGCAAGTCGGCGCAGATCCCCCTCTACGTCTGGCTGCCCGATGCCATGGCGGGCCCGACGCCGGTCTCCGCGCTGATCCACGCCGCCACCATGGTGACCGCGGGCGTTTACATGATCGCACGGCTCAACTTCCTCTTCTCGATGGCGCCGGAGACGCTCGCGGTGGTGGCGGTGATCGGCGCCGGCACGGCGCTCCTGGCCGCGACGATCGCGCTCGCGCAGAACGACATCAAGCGCGTGCTCGCTTACTCGACGGTCTCGCAGCTCGGCTACATGTTCCTCGCCATGGGGGTGGGCGCCTACGCGGCGGGCATCTTCCACCTGATGACCCACGCCTTCTTCAAGGCCTGCCTCTTCCTCGGCGCCGGCAGCGTCATCCACGCCATGGGGGGCGAGCAGGACATGCGGAAGATGGGCGGGCTCTGGGCGCACCTGCCGGCGACGTCGCGCACCTTCCTCGTGGCGACGCTCGCCATCGCCGGCTGCCCGCTGCTCGCGGGCTTCTTCTCGAAGGACGAGATACTCTGGCAGGCCTGGTCGAGCCCCGTCGGGAGCCCGCTCCTGTGGGCGGTCGCGGTCCTGGTGGCCGGCATGACCGCCTTCTACATGTTCCGCCAGGTTTTCATGGTCTTCTTCGGCGAGTGCCGGGCCGACCACGCGACGCAGCACCACCTGCACGAGTCGCCGTCCATCATGACCGTGCCGCTCTGGGTGCTGGCGGCCGGCTCCGTCCTGGCGGGGTGGCTCGGGTTCCCGCACGCGAGCCTCTTCGAGGGCTGGCTGGAGCCGGTGATGGGGCATAACGCGGCGGCGAGCGCGGCGCATGCCGAGACCGGCGGCGCCGGGCTCGAGATCACGCTCATGGCGATCTCGGTCGCGGTCGCGTTCGCGGGCTTCGGGCTCGCGTACCTCATGTACTACCGGCGCCGGCTCCGTCCCGAGGCGTTCAGCGAGGCGCTGGGCGGCGTGCCGTACCGCGTCGTGCTCGACAAGTACTACGTCGACGAGGTCTACGACCTCGTCTTCGTGCGCGGCGGGCTGCTCCTCTGCCGGATCGTCGCCTGGTTCGACCTCCACGTGATCGACGGCATCGTGAACCTCTCGGCCGCGATCGTGCGTGGCTGGGCGTGGCTCTCCGGGCTCTTCGACCTCTACCTGGTGGACGGGGCGGTCAACGCCGTCGCGGACGGCACCTACTTCATCGGGCGCCGCGTGCGGAACGTCCAAACCGGCGCCATCAGCGCCTACCTCTACGTGGTGCTGATCGGCGTCCTCGGCGGCGTGCTGATCTATTGGTCGGTTTCGTGA
- the nuoK gene encoding NADH-quinone oxidoreductase subunit NuoK, with the protein MVLSAVLFSLGLFCVVTRRNAIGILMGIELILNSANINYVAFARYGPGGYDGQLFAIFVIMLAAAEAAIGLAIVLGIYQRFETIDVEATDRLRG; encoded by the coding sequence GTGGTCCTGTCGGCCGTCCTCTTCTCGCTCGGTCTCTTCTGCGTCGTCACGCGCCGCAACGCCATCGGCATCCTCATGGGGATCGAGCTGATCCTCAACTCCGCCAACATCAACTACGTGGCCTTCGCCCGCTACGGGCCGGGCGGCTACGACGGCCAGCTGTTCGCGATCTTCGTGATCATGCTCGCCGCCGCCGAGGCCGCCATCGGTCTCGCGATCGTGCTCGGCATCTACCAGCGCTTCGAGACGATCGACGTCGAGGCGACGGACCGGCTGCGCGGGTGA